One Thermodesulfobacteriota bacterium genomic region harbors:
- a CDS encoding universal stress protein, with the protein MEIGKILWPTDGSKESEGSLGLAVHLARIYGSEIICLHVSQIQVPVTDLYPSYEHVIMDIVKNTEERFGKEFKRIESENPGVKFSSRIVRGSVVDWIIETAKDNAAGLIVMGKKGHGLIGSALLGSNTLKVLRNSPVPVLSVKPEGERKEYAIKKILVPLDIADTADTSLAYALELAGKLGSGVTAVYVFWLDANVYEISPELVDELSAHSGKELGTRVDGIRARYSKDNPGAPEVEVDTRVLTGVSPALTVTDFADENGFDLIAITTHGRKGLERFILGSETEKIIREARCPVLALKP; encoded by the coding sequence ATGGAAATTGGTAAAATTCTCTGGCCGACCGACGGCTCCAAGGAATCGGAAGGATCGCTTGGGCTCGCCGTCCACCTCGCCCGTATATACGGCTCCGAGATCATCTGTCTTCACGTGAGCCAGATACAGGTGCCCGTTACGGACCTCTATCCGAGCTATGAGCACGTCATAATGGACATAGTCAAGAACACCGAGGAGAGGTTCGGGAAGGAATTCAAGCGCATAGAGTCAGAAAACCCCGGAGTGAAATTCTCGTCCAGGATAGTGAGGGGGAGCGTTGTCGACTGGATAATCGAGACCGCGAAGGACAACGCCGCGGGGCTCATAGTAATGGGGAAGAAAGGACACGGGCTCATAGGGAGCGCGCTCCTCGGGAGCAACACCCTCAAGGTGCTGAGGAATTCCCCCGTCCCTGTGCTTTCCGTGAAGCCCGAGGGCGAGAGGAAGGAATACGCCATAAAAAAGATACTCGTCCCGCTCGACATTGCGGACACCGCTGATACCTCCCTCGCGTATGCGCTCGAGCTTGCGGGAAAGCTCGGCTCAGGCGTCACCGCGGTGTACGTGTTCTGGCTCGACGCCAACGTTTATGAAATAAGCCCGGAGCTGGTCGACGAGCTGTCCGCCCACTCGGGGAAAGAGCTCGGGACCAGGGTCGACGGGATCAGGGCCCGCTATTCTAAGGACAACCCGGGCGCGCCCGAAGTAGAGGTCGATACCCGCGTGCTTACCGGCGTGAGCCCGGCACTTACCGTGACCGACTTTGCCGATGAGAACGGTTTCGACCTTATCGCGATAACGACGCACGGGAGGAAGGGTCTCGAGAGGTTCATACTCGGGAGCGAAACCGAAAAGATCATACGTGAAGCCCGCTGCCCGG